The segment GCGGAATTGAGAATCAATTCGCGACGAGTACATCCTTCACCCCTTACACCCATATTTTTGAGTGCGTTGGATCGCGCTTTTGGCGGCTTTTTTGAATAGGTTAGTTGGGTCGCTGACTTGATCAAATTGGATGCTGTCGAAAGTACGATATTGGTTTAGACATACCCAACAATAGAAAAATAGTAAAGTCCGGCTAAATTTTGGAAACATTAAAGGTGGCAGATTGCAATCAGGTTTTTAAATGACAAATTTTCCATTGCTATCACAGCTTTTTGAATGTCCCATATGTTGTACAAAGCGCAAAGGAAAATCGGATATTAATACAAGGCTAGCAACAAGTTTTGGActaacaaaataaaaagtatctacaattaaagttttctttgcaCTTCAACAGGGAGGGTGCTTAGCCAATCTATGTAAACTCTCGGCTTGATCGATCCGAATTGAGCCTTTCGAGCATTCTATAACGTATTTGCATAAACCATACTACGCGAAACACCATTATCTTTATATGTATGCCAATTTCTTATCCCCATCTGCGTTAATATTTTGCTAGATTTGTTAACGAGTTCCTAATCAAACTTAAGTCGTACTTTTTTCTTACTCGAATAAATTCTAAACGATGTTATCACCATCTTGTGAATAAGACGTCGCGGATATTAGAAAAGCCAATATCTTCGTCCTAACGCTAGTAGTTACGTGGTTACATATTACTGTATTCTTAAATAGTACTGTGGTTGGTAATCGTAAGCGTAATCGGCCTGGAATGATGCACTAACTTATATTTTTCGTTCACTTCAATAGCATCCAAGCAAGTGACAATTGAAACTTCTAgcaaaaaatttaaagaattttccAAATACTGCATCTGCCTATTACTGCCTGTTTAGTTATTGAAAAGGGTAAAATACTTACGATCTCAATGTGTTTATGTTCATACTTGCTGTTGCTTGCTTACTTTCTTGAGCACATGCCTCACTGGACTGGAACTCGTGACGAGTTGGGTAGCGATTTAGTTTAAAGATGAGCGACATCATgttaaaaattgaataagtttacaagaTTTTGTTAGAATACAAAGTAATGTGGTAGGTAGATAGAGCCGAGACCGCGTCCTAGTGTTAATCAAACTCCCAATGTATTCTCCTAACATACAATTTACTCGACAGCGAAATGTGTGGATTGTTCCGTAGGCCAACGGCCATCCACACTAGGGGGGCTTGGTTCAACCTTTTACGGAAAGATTTTGCACCAAATGTTCGGCCTGAGCTTTCATATGATCGGACGCATTCTTTGCGGCTTCCTTGATTTTCTGCGTCTTGGAAAGGTGTTGAATATGTATAGCCGCCGATGGCGAGGATGCATGGGGCGGGAACATATGGTGCAGCATGTAGTTGAAACCGTCCACGGTTTTCATGCAGTTCTTTTTGAATCGATCTAAACCGAACGCGCGAATGGCGGTCGCGAAACCAAACACAGAAGAATCTATCCATGCGGACCGGATGGCAATCGTCTTGCCTGGTTGATCCGGAATCGACCGGTAGGTGACTTTTTCGACAACATTCTGCAAAGAAACCTAGGTTACCTAAAACCTAACGTAACGTGCTATAACATACGAACCATAATTTTATTGAATCCTATATTCCTAGTGTATGTTACAAGCACTCGTTCTTTCGGATCGATAACCGATTCCTCCAGTATGTTGACAGATTTGGCTTTGAAAAACCGTTCTCCCCATTTTGGTACTCGGTTTGTTTTGGTCAATAAACGTTTGCTGTGTAGCTTTCCGTTTCTTATCTCCCGGCACACAGTATCCTCGGACAGTACGTGCGAGCTGCAACGTCAACAAGCGGCACAGTAGAACGCGTAGAAGAGgaagaacaaaacaaaatgaatGAAGACAGTGATTACACAGTGATATTAATTCCGTGGATATGTAAAATACATTTAAGTATTCACTGACCACGGACATTGAACTAATTTTTGTCGAATTATTTACAGTTCACACCACCGTGCGTCGCACTCTCGATTTCACCatcatacgtgtttgtgtcaaACCAAAATATTCTACATTCCGCTAATATATAGATACTTCCACACTTGAAAATTATGTAATTTTTGCTTACTACGCCAACATGTGTATTTCGAGCGCATCCTCGCATGCCGCACCACTGGCTCGTGGTGTGGCGACCTTTGCTCGTTGGTCGAATTACTCTAGAAGTCCGGGAAACTCACCTGAACGGATTAGGATACCGGTTCCAAAAGCACTGCGTCACCTGCTCCCATGAGTAATTGAAAGTGGTCGTATTCTCATAATATTTCGCCATTTAGATACTGTGGTTAGGTCGAGGAATGCTCTGGAACTTGTGCCAATTTTCACCTTTCGTGATTTCGTGGATTTTCGAGACTCACACACAAGACAGGACGAAGCAGTTACAGGAATTTACATAAACTATCCGTTTGCGAATTATTGTTTCCGAGTTCACTGTACAAAACGGTACGCAAATGAAAAATCCTatacgaaaaatgaaaattgggtAGCAAATTAAAGATCGATTTTTTGCTGGCAGTACAAAACATTACCTCCGTTCGTAGCACTAGGTTGATTGCACGTTATCGCACGGAATTAAAAATACTATTTAATAGATTTACCAACCAACAAACACACCAATTCTTacaatttttgataatttttatcGCATGTTTTTACTACAGCGACGAACAATAATTCAAGAAGACATGGACGACTGATTTGTCTGCTTCTGTGTTGCATCGACGACAGAGTTGCCAGCTTTTATTTTAAACTATAACATGTTTTcattaagaatattaaaaaaaatacgaaaacaaaTCAAAGTTGGGACGATTCGAACTGTGAATAAGACTGATCTGTTTAATTTCGCAAGGGCCTACAAAAATTTGAAGAGTTGCATAGAATTCTACACCTAAAATCTATAAAGCCGTAAAGCATATGCGTATAATATTATGTCCCACGGTTGGCAAATAAGCTAATCTGGGATCGTTGTCATAAAACATGTCATCAGAAATTGCAGTGACAGAACCGACAGAACACAAGTAACATTTGCTGGGTTTTAAAGTATGGCTTTGATAATTTGAACTATACCATGCTGCTCAGATCATGCTCATTCGCAAGCTCATTCGCTAGCGCGACTGAACATTTCCAGCTCGACATAGCAAAGTGATTTATCTCAccaatttttgattggaataaaattttgcttTTGGATACCatgcaaggattcattttctacTAAACATATTcgtttttcgtcaagagtaactttttaaGAGATTTGTCACATTTTTAAGGTACGTTTAGATTGGCGACATGTGGcttgcaactttttccaaactatGGTAACTTATCATAAGTGACCATTTATCATAAGTtcaggtggcgacagaagcaacaactagcaacatgtcgaaTTCCACATGCTGCCAACAAATTGCCCAGATCAATGGACACTCTTTCGTATttataaaaaactttgaaattgacaaatttaaaaaaaaaacatttatattttttgtataaaactaaataaaaatcaaaatctgcgtatcattttgaacaattgcaaatttaaaatctaaaaattgtgcaaggtaccccggggcaagtggtaATGGAGCACATTTTCTCCAACTAAgcttttctagaaatgaaagatatgaCGCATACATGTGAattacagtaatccccccaataaggacactaatagggaccgcgttaatcgaaaccgtgttaatggagtctacgtagtaTATAgcaattgacttaattggttcc is part of the Sabethes cyaneus chromosome 2, idSabCyanKW18_F2, whole genome shotgun sequence genome and harbors:
- the LOC128734968 gene encoding protein preli-like — its product is MAKYYENTTTFNYSWEQVTQCFWNRYPNPFSSHVLSEDTVCREIRNGKLHSKRLLTKTNRVPKWGERFFKAKSVNILEESVIDPKERVLVTYTRNIGFNKIMNVVEKVTYRSIPDQPGKTIAIRSAWIDSSVFGFATAIRAFGLDRFKKNCMKTVDGFNYMLHHMFPPHASSPSAAIHIQHLSKTQKIKEAAKNASDHMKAQAEHLVQNLSVKG